In Vibrio celticus, one genomic interval encodes:
- the guaA gene encoding glutamine-hydrolyzing GMP synthase, whose amino-acid sequence MTKNIHDQRILILDFGSQYTQLVARRIREIGVYCELWSWDVEEADIREFNPDGIILSGGPESVTEKNSPRAPQYVFDSGVPVFGICYGMQTMAEQLGGKVATSTEREFGYAAVQVTGESALFADLESTQDVWMSHGDKVVEIPADFTKIAETDTCPYAAMANEEKKYYGVQFHPEVTHTKNGLKMLENFVLNACGCEGLWTSASIIEDAVARIKEQVGDDEVILGLSGGVDSSVVAMLAHRAIGDKLTCVFVDNGLLRLNEGEQVMEMFGNKFGLNIIKVDAEQRFLDALEGEAEPEAKRKIIGHVFVDIFDEESKKLKNAKWLAQGTIYPDVIESAASKTGKAHVIKSHHNVGGLPDDMEMGLVEPLRELFKDEVRKIGLELGLPYNMLYRHPFPGPGLGVRVLGEVKKEYCDLLRRADAIFIEELHAADLYHKVSQAFTVFLPVRSVGVMGDGRKYDWVVSLRAVETIDFMTAHWAHLPYDFLGKVSNRIINEVNGISRVVYDISGKPPATIEWE is encoded by the coding sequence ATGACTAAAAATATTCATGACCAACGTATTCTAATTCTGGACTTCGGTTCTCAATACACACAGCTAGTAGCTCGTCGTATTCGTGAGATCGGTGTTTACTGTGAACTTTGGAGCTGGGACGTAGAAGAAGCGGATATTCGTGAATTCAATCCAGACGGCATCATCCTATCTGGTGGCCCTGAAAGTGTAACGGAGAAGAACTCTCCACGTGCACCTCAGTACGTATTTGATTCAGGTGTTCCTGTCTTCGGTATCTGCTACGGCATGCAAACTATGGCTGAACAACTTGGCGGTAAAGTAGCAACGTCTACTGAGCGTGAGTTCGGCTACGCAGCGGTACAAGTGACTGGCGAATCTGCACTTTTCGCAGACCTTGAGTCTACTCAAGATGTTTGGATGAGCCACGGTGACAAAGTGGTTGAGATCCCAGCTGATTTCACAAAGATCGCTGAAACAGACACTTGCCCATACGCTGCAATGGCAAACGAAGAGAAGAAGTACTACGGCGTACAATTCCACCCAGAGGTAACACACACTAAGAACGGCCTAAAAATGCTTGAGAACTTCGTTCTTAATGCATGTGGTTGTGAAGGTCTGTGGACTTCAGCTTCAATCATTGAAGATGCAGTTGCACGTATTAAAGAGCAAGTAGGTGACGATGAAGTTATCCTTGGTCTTTCTGGTGGTGTTGATTCATCTGTAGTTGCGATGCTTGCTCACCGCGCTATCGGCGACAAACTAACATGTGTATTTGTAGATAACGGCCTTCTTCGTTTAAACGAAGGTGAGCAGGTTATGGAGATGTTCGGTAACAAGTTTGGCCTAAACATCATCAAAGTAGATGCTGAGCAACGTTTCCTTGATGCTCTTGAAGGCGAAGCTGAACCAGAAGCTAAGCGCAAGATCATCGGTCACGTATTCGTAGATATCTTCGATGAAGAGTCTAAGAAACTGAAGAATGCTAAATGGCTTGCTCAGGGTACTATCTACCCAGATGTAATCGAGTCTGCAGCATCTAAGACAGGTAAAGCACACGTAATCAAATCTCACCACAACGTTGGTGGTCTTCCTGATGATATGGAAATGGGCCTTGTTGAGCCTCTACGTGAGTTATTCAAAGATGAAGTACGTAAGATCGGTCTAGAGCTTGGTCTTCCATACAACATGCTTTACCGCCACCCGTTCCCGGGTCCAGGTCTAGGTGTTCGTGTACTTGGCGAAGTGAAGAAAGAGTACTGTGATCTACTGCGTCGCGCAGATGCTATCTTCATTGAAGAGCTTCACGCTGCTGACCTTTACCACAAAGTATCTCAAGCATTCACGGTATTCCTACCAGTACGTTCAGTTGGCGTAATGGGCGATGGCCGTAAGTACGATTGGGTTGTATCTCTACGTGCAGTAGAAACTATCGACTTCATGACTGCTCACTGGGCACACCTACCATACGACTTCCTAGGTAAGGTTTCTAACCGTATTATCAACGAAGTTAACGGCATTTCACGTGTTGTTTACGATATTTCTGGTAAGCCACCAGCAACTATCGAGTGGGAATAA
- the ureE gene encoding urease accessory protein UreE produces MIELTQLNTQIQNAPDGYLSLPIDSRIKSRLKVMLDDGRNAGLFLPRGHILRGGEQLSSECGLVVEVKAAPETVSTVYCEDPHLLTRVAYHLGNRHVPLQVEAGWVRYQHDHVLDEMVEGLGAKVTTEKQPFEPEGGAYGGRSGGHHHHH; encoded by the coding sequence ATGATTGAACTGACTCAACTGAATACTCAAATACAAAATGCACCGGACGGCTATTTAAGCCTGCCGATTGATAGCCGCATCAAAAGCCGCCTTAAGGTGATGCTAGATGACGGGCGCAATGCAGGGCTGTTTCTACCACGAGGTCATATCTTGCGTGGTGGCGAACAACTCTCAAGTGAATGCGGTTTAGTCGTAGAAGTGAAAGCAGCACCAGAAACCGTTTCGACTGTTTATTGTGAAGACCCACACTTGCTAACGCGAGTGGCGTATCACCTTGGCAACCGTCATGTTCCGCTGCAAGTGGAAGCTGGTTGGGTTCGTTACCAACACGACCATGTTTTAGATGAAATGGTTGAAGGCTTAGGCGCGAAGGTGACCACCGAGAAACAACCGTTTGAACCTGAAGGTGGCGCTTATGGCGGTCGCTCAGGTGGACATCATCACCATCATTAA
- the guaB gene encoding IMP dehydrogenase: MLRIAKEALTFDDVLLVPAHSTVLPNTADLRTQLTKNISLNIPMISASMDTVTEARLAIALAQEGGIGFIHKNMSIEQQAEMVRQVKIYEAGVVSHPVTVSPDATIADVVALTQKHGFAGFPVVTETNELVGIITGRDVRFVTDLSKKVDVVMTPKARLASVKEGATREEVQEKMHEARVEKVLVVNDDFQLTGMITAKDFHKAERKPNACKDERGSLRVGAAVGAGAGNEERVAALVEAGVDVLLIDSSHGHSEGVLNRIRETRAAYPDLQIIGGNVATGAGARALIEAGVSAVKVGIGPGSICTTRIVTGVGVPQVTAIADAAEVANEYGIPVIADGGIRFSGDICKAIVAGASCVMVGSMFAGTEEAPGEVILYNGRSYKSYRGMGSLGAMSQGSSDRYFQSDNAADKLVPEGIEGRIAYKGRLKEIVHQQMGGLRSSMGLTGSATVEDMRTKAEFVRISGAGMKESHVHDVQITKEAPNYRLG; encoded by the coding sequence ATGCTAAGAATTGCCAAAGAAGCGCTGACATTCGACGACGTACTGCTAGTGCCAGCACACTCCACCGTTCTCCCTAATACAGCTGATCTTCGCACTCAGCTGACGAAGAATATTTCCCTAAACATCCCAATGATATCTGCATCTATGGATACTGTGACAGAAGCTCGCCTAGCGATTGCACTGGCACAAGAAGGCGGAATAGGCTTCATTCACAAGAACATGTCTATTGAACAGCAAGCTGAAATGGTTCGCCAGGTTAAAATTTACGAAGCTGGTGTGGTTTCTCACCCAGTAACTGTAAGCCCTGACGCGACAATCGCTGATGTTGTAGCCCTTACCCAAAAACACGGCTTTGCCGGTTTCCCTGTTGTTACTGAAACAAACGAACTTGTTGGTATTATTACTGGCCGTGACGTTCGCTTTGTTACTGACCTTTCTAAGAAAGTTGATGTAGTAATGACGCCTAAAGCTCGCCTTGCTTCTGTTAAAGAAGGTGCAACTCGTGAAGAAGTTCAAGAGAAAATGCACGAAGCGCGTGTTGAAAAAGTTCTTGTTGTAAATGATGACTTCCAACTTACTGGAATGATCACTGCAAAAGATTTCCACAAAGCAGAACGTAAACCAAACGCTTGTAAAGATGAGCGCGGCAGCCTACGTGTAGGTGCAGCTGTTGGTGCTGGCGCTGGTAACGAAGAGCGCGTTGCTGCTCTAGTTGAAGCTGGCGTAGACGTTCTACTTATTGACTCTTCACACGGTCACTCTGAAGGCGTACTTAACCGTATCCGCGAAACTCGCGCTGCATACCCTGATCTACAAATCATCGGTGGTAACGTAGCAACTGGCGCTGGCGCTCGTGCTCTTATCGAAGCAGGTGTTAGTGCGGTTAAAGTAGGCATCGGCCCGGGTTCAATCTGTACGACTCGTATCGTTACTGGTGTTGGTGTTCCTCAAGTAACAGCAATCGCAGACGCAGCTGAAGTAGCTAACGAATACGGTATTCCAGTAATCGCAGATGGCGGTATCCGCTTCTCTGGCGATATCTGTAAAGCTATCGTTGCTGGCGCATCTTGTGTGATGGTTGGTTCAATGTTCGCTGGTACTGAAGAAGCACCGGGTGAAGTTATTCTTTACAACGGTCGTTCTTACAAGTCTTACCGTGGTATGGGTTCTCTTGGCGCTATGTCTCAAGGTTCTTCTGACCGCTACTTCCAATCTGACAACGCTGCAGACAAGCTTGTTCCAGAAGGTATTGAAGGTCGTATCGCATACAAAGGTCGTCTAAAAGAGATCGTTCACCAACAGATGGGCGGTCTACGCTCAAGCATGGGCCTAACGGGTTCTGCAACTGTTGAAGACATGCGTACTAAAGCTGAGTTTGTTCGTATCTCTGGTGCGGGCATGAAAGAATCTCACGTACACGATGTTCAAATCACGAAAGAAGCACCTAACTACCGTTTAGGTTAA
- a CDS encoding HupE/UreJ family protein has product MNFKTAAGLCTFTLASLTTSTLALAHPGHGSHSVHESHSFMSGLTHPVTGMDHLIMLIAFGLLIGALSFSTKTKAALIGGGLASLVVGLIAGQALGFSVIVEPAIIASLFVVSLCLWHVFSPSTKRVNSVLVASIAMLFFHGYAHGVEAASNLIQFATGMSISALALMVVGTLVGRAVYSKWLSVGVASASALLLLGA; this is encoded by the coding sequence ATGAACTTTAAAACAGCTGCAGGCTTATGCACTTTCACACTGGCTTCTCTAACAACATCGACATTGGCATTGGCTCACCCGGGGCACGGTTCGCATTCGGTTCATGAGTCTCACTCATTTATGTCTGGCTTAACTCACCCAGTGACAGGTATGGATCACCTGATCATGCTGATCGCTTTCGGTCTGTTAATTGGCGCACTTTCATTTTCCACCAAGACAAAAGCCGCTCTGATTGGCGGCGGGCTGGCGTCTTTGGTGGTAGGACTTATTGCAGGCCAAGCCTTAGGTTTCTCTGTAATTGTTGAACCTGCAATCATCGCTTCTCTATTCGTTGTCAGCTTATGCTTATGGCACGTGTTCTCACCATCGACTAAGCGTGTGAACAGCGTATTAGTCGCTTCGATTGCTATGTTGTTTTTCCATGGTTACGCACACGGCGTTGAAGCCGCGAGCAACCTGATTCAGTTCGCAACCGGTATGAGCATCAGTGCCTTAGCGCTAATGGTTGTCGGTACATTGGTTGGTCGCGCAGTTTACTCTAAATGGTTGTCAGTCGGCGTGGCTTCAGCAAGCGCACTATTACTGCTAGGCGCATAA
- the xseA gene encoding exodeoxyribonuclease VII large subunit, whose protein sequence is MTNPNIFTVSRLNSEVRLLLENEMGIVWLVGEISNFSAPVSGHWYLTLKDSRAQVKCAMFRGNNRRVTFKPQNGNQVLVKARLSLYEPRGDYQLIIESMQPEGDGKLQQEFEKLKMNLAAEGLFAQSSKQPLPEHPKRVGVITSKTGAALFDILDVLKRRDPSLPVVVYPTMVQGEEAAIQIAQAIGRANERNECDVLIVGRGGGSLEDLWCFNNEIVARTIAASQIPIISAVGHEVDVTIADFVADMRAPTPSAAAELVSRDNSHKEQAYASKRARLVSAIRHVLIKQAQSTQTLKYRLEKQHPSYQLQKQSQQLDDLDMRLRRGMTQYLKQHAQRVERKQHQLQLNSPVKRLGEQKLHLQRSEQKLLDAMDKTLLTTRHQLAMAAEKLETVSPLATLKRGYSITHSASSKTVSSINDVEVGEVITTQVEDGVIESQVTTRVAKSEL, encoded by the coding sequence ATGACTAATCCAAACATCTTTACTGTTTCTCGCCTCAACTCAGAGGTTCGTCTCCTATTAGAAAACGAAATGGGAATAGTCTGGCTCGTTGGTGAAATCTCAAACTTCTCTGCACCTGTATCTGGTCACTGGTACCTCACGCTTAAAGACTCTCGCGCTCAAGTTAAGTGTGCCATGTTTCGTGGCAATAACCGCCGTGTGACTTTCAAGCCTCAGAACGGTAATCAAGTTTTAGTCAAAGCACGTTTGTCTCTTTATGAGCCACGCGGTGACTATCAACTGATCATCGAAAGCATGCAGCCAGAAGGTGACGGTAAGCTTCAGCAAGAGTTTGAAAAGCTGAAGATGAACCTTGCAGCTGAAGGCCTGTTTGCTCAATCGAGTAAGCAACCGCTTCCTGAACACCCAAAGCGTGTTGGCGTTATCACCTCGAAAACAGGCGCAGCACTGTTTGATATTCTTGATGTACTGAAAAGACGCGATCCTTCATTACCTGTTGTGGTTTACCCGACCATGGTTCAAGGCGAAGAGGCGGCAATTCAGATTGCTCAAGCGATTGGACGAGCTAACGAACGCAATGAGTGTGATGTGTTGATCGTGGGTCGTGGCGGCGGTTCGTTAGAAGACTTATGGTGCTTCAATAACGAGATCGTAGCTCGCACAATCGCTGCAAGCCAAATCCCGATTATCAGCGCCGTTGGCCATGAAGTTGATGTCACTATCGCCGATTTCGTCGCAGATATGCGAGCTCCAACGCCGTCAGCAGCTGCAGAATTGGTTAGCCGTGACAACAGTCATAAAGAGCAAGCTTATGCCTCTAAACGTGCTCGTTTAGTGAGTGCGATTCGTCATGTGTTAATCAAACAAGCGCAATCAACTCAGACGTTGAAATACCGCTTAGAGAAACAACACCCGAGCTACCAACTGCAAAAGCAGAGTCAGCAGCTTGATGACCTAGACATGCGTTTGCGTCGTGGTATGACTCAATACCTAAAGCAACATGCGCAGCGTGTTGAACGCAAACAGCACCAGCTTCAGCTGAACTCGCCAGTGAAACGCCTTGGTGAACAAAAACTGCATCTACAACGTTCAGAGCAAAAACTATTGGATGCGATGGATAAGACATTACTGACCACTCGCCACCAGCTAGCCATGGCTGCCGAGAAGTTAGAAACAGTGAGCCCGCTGGCAACGCTAAAGCGTGGTTACAGCATTACCCATTCCGCATCGAGCAAAACGGTGTCATCGATTAACGATGTTGAGGTGGGCGAAGTGATCACCACTCAAGTAGAAGATGGTGTGATTGAATCGCAAGTGACAACAAGAGTCGCTAAGAGCGAGCTTTAG
- the ureG gene encoding urease accessory protein UreG: MESYKQPLRIGIGGPVGSGKTALLEVLCKAIRDKLNIAVVTNDIYTQEDAKILTRAEALEPDRIIGVETGGCPHTAIREDASMNLAAVEELAKLHKNLDVVFVESGGDNLSATFSPELADLTIYVIDVAEGEKIPRKGGPGITRSDLLVINKIDLAPYVGASLEVMEQDTQRMRPTKPYVFTNLKESQGLDFIINFIVTEGMLTMKEPSTTES; encoded by the coding sequence ATGGAAAGTTATAAGCAACCCCTTCGAATTGGTATTGGCGGCCCAGTAGGGTCTGGTAAAACAGCGCTGTTAGAGGTGCTATGTAAAGCTATTCGCGACAAGCTCAACATTGCTGTGGTAACCAACGACATCTACACCCAAGAAGATGCCAAGATACTCACGCGAGCAGAAGCGCTAGAACCGGATCGTATCATTGGTGTTGAAACGGGTGGCTGTCCGCACACGGCGATCCGTGAAGATGCATCGATGAACTTAGCTGCGGTAGAAGAGCTGGCTAAGCTGCACAAAAACCTCGATGTGGTATTCGTCGAAAGCGGTGGTGATAACTTGAGTGCGACGTTCAGCCCTGAGTTAGCCGACCTGACCATCTACGTGATTGATGTAGCGGAAGGGGAGAAGATCCCACGTAAAGGCGGGCCGGGTATTACGCGTTCTGATCTGCTGGTTATCAACAAGATCGATTTAGCACCGTATGTGGGTGCGTCACTTGAGGTGATGGAGCAAGACACACAACGCATGCGACCAACCAAGCCATACGTGTTCACCAACCTCAAAGAGAGCCAAGGTTTAGATTTCATCATTAACTTTATTGTGACGGAAGGGATGCTGACCATGAAGGAGCCTTCTACGACTGAGTCGTGA
- a CDS encoding urease accessory protein UreF, producing the protein MTTTENVAIYRLFQLISPSLPIGGFTYSQGLELAVEAGWVTDRNSMEQWLNTIVNSSVATLELPILERLYHALEKGELDEIEHWCNYLYSSRETSELRAEEKQRGQALNTLLKRLDIDISLVDSVDSHPNQLLGMCMAAQHWGIDLESLKQGYLWSWLENIVTAGVKLVPLGQTDGQLALINITNTFPEVIEKARVIEDWMVGSFSPSMALASSLHETQYTRLFRS; encoded by the coding sequence ATGACCACAACAGAAAATGTCGCCATCTATCGTCTGTTTCAATTGATCAGTCCGTCATTGCCAATTGGTGGGTTCACATATTCGCAAGGCTTAGAGTTGGCGGTTGAAGCGGGTTGGGTGACCGATCGCAACAGCATGGAACAGTGGCTCAATACCATCGTCAACTCCAGTGTCGCGACCTTGGAATTGCCCATCTTAGAGCGTCTTTATCACGCTCTAGAAAAGGGTGAACTCGATGAGATTGAGCACTGGTGTAATTACCTGTACTCAAGCCGTGAAACCAGTGAATTACGAGCCGAAGAGAAGCAACGTGGGCAGGCATTAAATACTTTGTTGAAGCGCTTAGATATCGATATTTCGCTGGTGGACTCTGTTGATAGTCACCCAAACCAATTGTTGGGCATGTGTATGGCAGCCCAGCATTGGGGCATTGATTTAGAAAGTCTCAAGCAGGGTTATTTATGGAGTTGGCTTGAAAATATCGTTACCGCAGGCGTGAAACTGGTGCCTTTAGGGCAAACCGACGGGCAGTTGGCATTGATCAATATCACCAACACCTTTCCTGAGGTGATCGAAAAGGCCCGCGTGATAGAAGATTGGATGGTAGGCAGCTTTTCGCCATCAATGGCATTAGCAAGCTCACTGCACGAAACACAATACACGAGACTATTTCGTTCGTAG